The Lycium barbarum isolate Lr01 chromosome 9, ASM1917538v2, whole genome shotgun sequence genome has a segment encoding these proteins:
- the LOC132610910 gene encoding FCS-Like Zinc finger 8-like → MLRNNSRRAVSSKQSHMAENKSFPSHIKNNTNNNPISQFLASPRFFNGLLTGSLSDVDSEISPKSILDAKQMFNLGNPFGYDRSSTNSATYMDKKHKLESEGIKLVLVDPIENQESTNTPCSKANCKMVLFGTELKVQNTYVESPNSPTDFGIKTRDSQLLAFGTVKEEKDSSRGIAEGLSLKEMESSEEYTCVITHGPNPKTTHIFDNCVVDCYCANLLNN, encoded by the coding sequence ATGTTGAGGAACAATTCAAGAAGAGCAGTGAGCAGCAAACAAAGTCACATGGCTGAAAACAAATCCTTTCCTTCTCATATCAAAAACAATACAAACAACAACCCCATTTCACAATTCTTAGCTTCTCCAAGATTTTTCAATGGCCTTTTGACTGGAAGCCTATCTGATGTTGACTCTGAAATTAGCCCAAAGTCCATTCTTGATGCCAAGCAAATGTTCAATCTTGGTAACCCTTTTGGGTATGACAGAAGCAGCACAAATTCAGCCACTTATATGGACAAAAAGCATAAGTTGGAATCAGAAGGTATTAAACTTGTTTTGGTGGACCCTATTGAGAATCAAGAAAGCACTAACACTCCTTGTTCAAAGGCAAATTGCAAAATGGTTCTGTTTGGAACAGAGCTTAAAGTTCAAAATACTTATGTTGAGTCTCCAAATTCCCCAACAGATTTTGGTATCAAGACTAGGGATTCTCAACTTTTAGCATTTGGAActgtaaaagaagaaaaagattcATCAAGGGGTATTGCAGAAGGACTGAGTTTGAAGGAAATGGAGAGTTCTGAGGAGTATACATGTGTGATCACTCATGGTCCTAATCCAAAAACAACTCATATATttgataattgtgttgttgactgctaTTGTGCTAATCTGCTTAATAATTGA